DNA from Elaeis guineensis isolate ETL-2024a chromosome 2, EG11, whole genome shotgun sequence:
CGTTTCGTTGTATGTCACTTGAAGCTAATATGGTCTGAGAGGGCATGGGTTCGAATCCCACTTTTAATAGCATATGAAGCATGGCAATCTTTCACTTCAACCATGCCTAGATTCCTCCTTTCCATTTCGATTGATGGTGCAGTACTGCAGTTAGTGTGCTATAGACTTTATACATCTCGTAAACTTTTCTCCTACTAGTCCTCATTACGGCAAATGCATGGTGAGGAAGAACGAAAAACTGACAAGTTCTTCTTTCAGTGTATGCTGCTACTTTCTTATAGAAATGCGAGTTCTTCGTTCGCTAATTTCTTTTCTTTGTAAGAGGAAAATCCTTATAATTTTTTGCACCTATTTTTGTTCTTGACTATGTTTGATTTTTCTAACAATGCAATGTGGCAGTTTTCCCTGTTATGTTTAAACTCGTATTGGTTTTCTTTAACATTTCATGAAGCAAGACTACTTTTGTCATGACACAGGACCTCATCTAAAAAGGTATTATTCGGGTTCTTTGGTCCTGTATAAGTACTCAAGATCTTCCTAACGAATAATTGATGTGGAACTAAATATATGCCTGCATGGATTTTCACATACTCCCCCCATTTTAAGCTTCGGTGTCCTTGCCAGGCTAAGGTTCCAAATTCATATATCTATTCATAAACACCTCAATCGGCCCATGATCAGCCCCAGTGAACTCGTACTGCAGTATCTCCTAGTTCATATAGATTATGAGCTGGATCAACTCTGCTACCAATTGTAACAACCCAGAACCTCACCCAAAAAGATGAGCCGATATATATTATGTGGGTTCTTTTGTCTTCTATAAGTACCTAAGATCTTTTCAGCAAATAACCGATGCGGGACTGAATACACCAATGCACGAGTCCTCACAACTTTGTTGCACATTTGCCGCTCTTGTTGATGTCTTTGCAGATTTATTTTCATTTCCAAACCTATGTTAAGTAACATGCTAGTTCTTGCAAGCATTTTCTATTTTCACTTTTTGTTCTTATTGCCCAGATTTCTCATCAAAGAGTGGATGGCAACACGGGCAGtatattttttcacatattagcagCAGGTAGCTTCAACTTTAGGTAGCAACATGGGTCCTTTCCCCTGGGAATGTTTGTTCTAATTTTCTTCTTACCTGTAGCAAGACTGAATTTTTTCCTCGGGAAAAAAAGAAATTTCAATATCATAAGAAAAGAAATGTTAAATGCAAGGTTTGCCGTCTTGATACACGACCCTGCACTATCCTATAACAGTATCGGTACACAGTATGATACGAGGCAGTGAGACATATGGAATGTTGGTAGGGTATGAGACTGGATAGCAGTTTGGTATTGGTATGGGATAAATGTCCAAGAACTTTGATATTCTTTGGATGTCTAGATCATGGCACTTTGATATTCTTTGGATGTCTAGATCATGGCACTTCTGTTACTTCTCACATCCAAGAACTTTGAAATCTAAACTATGATATTCTTTGGATGTCTAGATCATGGAACTTCTGTTTTTCACTATGTCTAATCACTTTAGTTTTGCAAGTTCTGCTAATGTCATGATATGAAAGCCAAATCAGTGGCATTTTGATTGACAATGCTTGCTCTACACTTCAACTTTTTCTAACGGGCCCCAATTATAGTTTACATGTTCAGCATATTCTCAGCTAGATTTGTGCTATCAATAGTTCTAATTTGTCCTTTCTTCTGCTCTAGTTGTTTACTATAATTGGCCTTATGATCAGACACCTCTTCAAACAGAGAAGTTGATGATACTTATACCGGTGGTTTGTGAAATGTACATGCTTCACTTTCCCAAACATCTATATCACACCTTGAAAGAATTTTAAATATAGTTTAATTTAAGTAGTAAGCCTCATTATCAGATGCATGACAGGTCCTTTAGACATATGTGGGGATATATGGATAGAAATATAGGAAGCTATCCCAATCTGCCTCATCCATCTTTCCAACCTTACGCATCAGGCAGTCAGCACCCTGAAAGCAATGCTGCATATTTTTCGTGGCCAACATCGACCCAACTGCATGGTGCTGCTGAAGATCGAGCAAACTATTTCAGAAACCTCCAGAAGGGAGTTTTGACAGGAAATCTTGACAGGTTGCCAATTGGGAAGCAAGCCACCACATTGCTTGACTTAATGACTATAAGAGCATGCCATAGCAAGATTTTACACCGTTATAGTCTTGGCACAGCAGTAGGATTTCGAATTAGGAATGGAGCACTGACTGACATACCTGCTGTTCTTGTTTTTGTGGCTCGAAAAGTTCACAGACAATGGCTCAGTCATATCCAGTGTTTACCAAGAGCCCTTGAGGTAGGAGGTATTCTGCATTTTCTGTGATGTCCATGATGATGAGTTAGTTGAACTGTGCTGTATTTCAAATGCATCATCAGCTATCCCTCTTGTTTTCTGAGCAGGGTCCAGCGGGTATATGGTGTGATGTGGATGTTGTTGAATTTTCTTATTATGGTGCACCAGCACCAGCTCCTAAAGAACAACTGTACACTGAACTTGTGGATGAATTATGTGGAGCTGATTCATGTATAGGATCTGGATCTCAGGTATAATCACACACCTTGTTTTTTAAGAATTCTAATTTACCTTGCTTTGTTTGAATCTTCTATAGTTTATCAGATTGACTTAGCTTACCTGTGAGTGCATTTTAAGACAAGTTCATTTTTTAATAACATTACATTAATTACATGATTTTgttctagatcatatctatgctAATTGACATGAAGATCTGCTGGTGGATTTCCTAAATCCTAAATACCTCAACACTATTAAACTTTGTGTTGGTATATTTAGGTGGCATTTGATGACCCAAATGGGATTGCTTTGGTGATCATAGATTACTATTGTTCCATATCCCAGGGTAATTTGATCCCTGATGACTGTTCTGGTGATTCAAGATCCCTGGTTATCCATAAGTAATTTGTTTGATATTTCATGGGAGTCCAAAATCACTAACCATACATTACCAAAACTATCCctaatatattccataaaaatatatttattaatcatataaaaatatattattgtaAATTGTTAATGTAGTGATCAATATATTTCATAATAATATATTGATTAATTCCACAAATTATTattcttataaaaatatattatttttattatggaattaatatttttatttatacttataatacatTATCatgttaatattattatttatttttagttaGAAAAATAAGGCAGACAGAAGcaatatatcaaataattttataatataaatataaagtacaacAATATCATTTCCTATAACCTAGATGGAGTATGTCCCAATCTTTAACATGGAATATAAGGAAAGGATGTTGACTCAAATAATATTCTAGTTTTCCTTTTTGAGAAATACAGTTGGAACACCACTTTTGGGTCCAAACCTAAAACTTCTCCTTGGCAGTTGTTTCGAGGAAAATGGTACCAACTAGCAGACCCAAGCCTATTTATAGTGCTTTTGCAAGATAAGCTAAGCAATTTGTATGCATCTTCTACGAAGGTCAATGCCTCCTTGAATTGttgatccatattttttggtttgcCCTGTTGGGTTAATTTGGAATTGCCTCAAAGCATCACTTTTGACTATTATTAAGCATAAGACTTTCTTGATTCAGGTGCCAAAGATCTTACTAAACAGAGATGTAAAATTTGTTCACACGGGGTGGGGGCTTTTGTGTTATGACAAGAGTCTAGATCTATGTCCACCAAGCAAATCAGGAAACAAATTTACATGTCCGCCTTCAAGCACTTCACCTTCGTCATCCCCAACCCGCCTCTGCCTCGGCGCTTCCCCTTGGGTGAGTAATATAAAAGCCTTCTGCTACCTTTCAGCTGGTGTTGATGGATTGTTGGTGTCCACTTCACTTTGTGGAAGTAGTTTTTTGAAGCAAAATTCACTTCTAGAACTACTCCTAGTTTGAGGGTTCGAAGAAAGGGGTAATGTGAAGTAACAATCCTTTCTTTTCCACAAAAACAATAGTTCTATCTCTTGTTGGAATCATTTCATGAGTTCACGtggttttcttataatcaaatttACATAgaattctgatttttttttttctgattccaACTCATTCTATGGTTTCTGGTGTAGTGCTTTCTTGGGAGTGTCAATAACATGATTGGACtagttttggggcaaaatttgcTCCTAGAATCATTGGGTGCGTTTGGTTTGCAATCAGAGttggaatcaaaatcagaattggaatggccATATCCCCCGACATGTTTGGTTTGTGACTAGAATTGAAATGAAATTTAAATCCTAAGAGAGAGTAGGGATTGGGTTTTGGGAGATTGGGGCTTTTCTATTTTTTCCTAGAATCGGAATGAAAAtaagactcctcccaaccaaatggctGAAATGGGAGCTAGTCATTCCCATTTTAGGgcatgtttggttgggaggagtttgactctggAATGGGAGTGGGAATGAGTAACTCCTATTCTAGCCATTTGGTTAGTTGGGGGAGTCCCATTCccattttgattttagggaggaaAGGAATGTCCTAATCTTTCAAAATCCAATCCCTACTTTCTCCTAGTATTCAAATCCCATTCTGATTCTATTTCAATTCAATTACGAACCAAACACATTGGGAGATAATATGTTCATAGATGGAGGCTATCAGAGAAAGCTTTACTAATGGTGGAAGAGTACAAACATGAGAAGGAATCCTGATATAAATGCCTCGGTCTGGCTACCTCTCAAAATCCCCAAAGAATGCAATGATCCTCAAAACcctaaaatgggcaaaaatatACATGTAAGGACACCTCCAAAATCCCTACCACTCTCCTCTCCCCTAGCTCCCCACCACATTGTTGTCACTGCCGCCTTCACCATAGTTACACCACCATGATCATCATTATCTTTGCCATATTATCGATGCCTCCACCACCATCACTATTGTTATCGTTGTCTCTATAACACTGTCACCACCTCTGCCACACTACTACCTTGACCATCAACACTAGTGCTAGCTCCACTACCCTTACTAGCATGATCACCACCTCTGCCATCATTGCCATGTTTATATTTTTAAAGATAATTAACTATACCAAAcatgtttatattttttaaattttagaaacatacataaaaagaaaattctattttttatttttgaaaatggaAAAATAAAAGTGATGCTAAATGACGTTTTAATTGTACAGGATTAAGTAGATTCTTTTACGAGGGATTGAGTAGGCTTTGATAGAAACCTCACCCTTGCTCCTTTGGCAAGTGTGCATCTTATCTTTTGGTGATTGCAGCGTGGAAGACTTAGCTAGAGTTATTAAAAATAGAAAAAGCATCTGAGTTTCTCATTTACTCGCCAATAAGACTTAAAGGCTGAAAGTTTGTCTCAGTTATGGATAGATGGTTTGACTTTGTCTCTTATAATTTATGTCAGACGAGAGGAGTCTGATATTGCCTAACAAAATAAGTACCATATTGCTCCATCAACGAGAGGAATCAAATGTGCACCTATATTGCTTGCTAAAAATAATTGCCATTTGCTCCTATTTATTATCCATTATTCATGCAAATTAATGTTATACATAGGTTTCAGCTTTGCCAAAGGAATAGAAGCACAATGGCAATAGGTGCCCGTGAATTGGGACTTGCTCTAGTGGCATACCCAAGGTTTGTTGGACTGGTACTAGAGCTCATACTAGCCAGCGACCAATTTGATATGGTGCATACTTGTACTGTATTGAGCCTGGCATACGGAACTAGGGAGAGGGAGggcgaggggggggggggggagagagagagaggttgggctTACCTAGGTGTTGGTCGGTGTCAATTAGTGTCAAAGAGGAGCGATATGAGTAATTGAGTGAGAAGACAAGTGCATGCGGTGGAGGGTGGAGCTTCGAAGATTCGATCATGCaggggagagagatcagagggtcGGAGGGCTTGGGGGGTTTAAGGAGGGCAAGAGCTTTGCTGCATGGATTCTTATGCTGCAAAACTTGTAGGATGTAGCATTTGCTCTATTGTTTAGTCCTTGGCAGGGCAGAAACCCAAAGAATAGGGGCCAAGTGTTGACCAGTAGAAAAGAGCCACATTTTACAAAAGAATGTGACTCTAGAGATGAATTTATTCCTGATTGTAGTATCTTTGAACTCTTGGATGAAATCATATATCTTGTATCCTTAACATCCATGACCTGATAGTCTTCCATTTAGCTGCTTTGCTCTCTTTTTGTGTTCCTTTTtagcttgcttctttttctgtTCTGATTATTTTGATCTGATGCGTAGGTAGCATGCCAACAGACATGTGGAACGCTGGGTGCAATTGTGAAGAGCCAAACAGGCAATAGACAAGTAGGTTTTCTCACAAATTGGCATGTGGCAGTTGATTTGGATTACCCTCACCAGAAGATGTTTCATCCTTTACCTCCCAACCATGGACCTGGAGTATACCTAGGTTATGTGGAGAGGGCAACATCTTTCACCACAGATGATGTGTGGTATGGGACATATGCTTCAACGAACCCAGGTAAATATAATTGAAGATAATTAGTGCTTTGTACATGATTATGTATCCATATAGGATATCAAACTTGCCATAAGGTTTATGACATCAGTGGAACACGTTCATTCATCCCAAAATTTTATTGCAAAGCAAGTGCTTTAATATTTAGGACACTGATTTTGCCAGGCGCTTCATCTGAAAACCTAATAACAGCCTGAAGAAATATTTTGAACTGTTTGACTAGTCATATTTTTAGACAATAAAGTTTCTTTGTACCGACCTTTAAAGTTTATTTGCCTGGTCATCAGAAATTTCCTTTTGAATGTCTTGTACAATGACATATATTCAAGTAACTAATCATGCCTAGGCGCTCCATATCCATTGATAAACAATACTGCATTTATAGCACCCATTATGAGTGCCAGTAAGTTGGTTGGCAGTTCATTGTAACAGGAATTCGTAACCAAGCAGCAACATCTTTGTGAAAGTtggtcactttttttttttttttgaggccgCAATGGCTTTTGCTAATGAATTCTTGAATGAGGTTCTGATCCTCAAACATACATTTTACCTTTTGATGCACCTGCAGAGACTTTTGTTCGGGTTGATGGGGCGTTTATCCCCTTTGCAGATAGCTTCGACATATCTAATGTCATGACTGCAGTGAAAGGAGTTGGCGAGATTGGAGATGTCAAGGCTGTAGACTTGAAATCTCAAATCAACAGCCTCATTGGGAAGCATGTGGTGAAGGTGGGCAGAAGCTCTGGTCTAACTACAGGGACTATAATGGCTTATGCTTTTGAATAtaatgatgaaaaaggaatatgcTTTTTCACTGATTTTCTTGTTGTGGGTGAGAACCAACAAACCTTTGATCTCGAAGGTGATAGTGGAAGCCTCATCATTTTGATGGGAGAGGATGGTGAGAAACCGCGACCTATAGGGTTCATATGGGGTGGGACAGCTAATCGTGGGAGATTAAAGCTCAAAAGTGGTCATGATCTAGAGAACTGGACAAGTGGAGTTGATCTAGGTCGGCTTCTTGATTTATTGGAACTTGATCTTATCACGACCAGTGCAGGACTCCAAGGTTTGTGTTTTTCTTGACTTTGGACATACCAGTCTTatgtttccttctctctctcccctccctttCCAAATTTATATGACAATCTGCTGACTTTTACTTTGGTTGTAAATTCTCTGTGAATAAAGAAGCGGTACGGAAGCAAAGGAGGGGTTTCCGAGCTGGTTTTGATTCTACTGTTGGAGAGCCATCTCCTCTAGAGTGCAGCCTACCAAAGGATAAGAATGAGGAGATCTCTGAGGCTCTATGTCAGAACATCCAACAAGGACCTCATCTTGGAAATGTTGAATTCCATGTTGACATGGTTGAGGTTGCAAACAATGTGAAGGAGTATCAGTTCATTCCAAACTTTGACACGTGCCCCATGCATCACAACCAAGAAGCCAGCCATGAATCAAGGACTCCCTCTCCACTGGTGGACTTATCAGATGAAGATCTCTGCGTTTCTTTGCACTTGGGGGATCGAGAACCTAGGACGAAGCATTCTGATCCAGCCCCAACTGAAGAATCGCCAAAATAAGAACCGTTCTCCATCATTAAGGACCTGCCTGCCTCATCTTTATTGTCAAGCAGTCCCTGAGGTATCTTGGTTTTGCACTCCGCAGCAATGGTAATGGATAGAGCAATGGAAACTCTTAAATTCAGTATAAGATGGAGAGCTTACTATTTACCATAGCAGCCTGTGGAGAGTCATGACCAAATTTGGACTGGCAAAGAAAATTTCATCTCTGGCAATCATCTGCTAGAATTCTTGAAGTGGCTCTGTGCAGAGGGGCATTGACACAATTTTGTTGTCCTGCAGTTCTACATTCTCAAAGCAACTCAAAAATGTTACACGAGGGTATGTACCATAGAAGATATGTCGAGGCCATAGTTCTAGTAATGCTTGGTATAGTGCAAGCATCATTTGGACATATGCACACTCATCCTTGGCATGATCTATTAATCAAATCATATTTCTGGAGTATAAGCTTACGTTTTATTTTAAGATCCAAAATGTGTGGTTCCACTCCAGTGCAACAATTCTGGAAGTCATTGTGTAAAGATCAATGATGCCATGCATGCTCATTTCGCACTACGTTGAGTTACATTGCAGGGTTGTGAACAAACTATAATGAACCTCTTTCTGAAGCATGCATTTCACGTTTCACACCAGAGACGGGGAACAAACGAAAACAAGAGAGGGGAAAAAGAACTTcggcatgagaaaaaaaaggagagacagAGAGTATCCCTATAGAGAGATTAACATGATGGATTAGGGAAGAAAACTCTTCTTGTTTCTGTCCAAATAAGAAATTTTAACTTGATGGAACCAGTGATTTCAGCTTTCTCTCTGCATTTCTCTTGATCCAGATGGGGTGAAGTAAATAGAGATTGTTTGGGGGCTTTAAGAAGATAAAACAAACATTCCCTTTGAGCCGGTGGGGTTTAGAATTTAGGTTGCGTTTGATGCATCATCAGGCAATCTCGAAAGGTAATGTAGATTGCCTTCAAGATGGATTGCATCATCAGAATTTCATATTGTGTTTGGTACACACAAATAATGCAatagtaaaattactgaaaatcttaattgatatttttggtataacaatcagattatcagtaatataaaatcaaattttcaaaatatcttcaataatttTGTCCTactgttcttcttttcttgataAAAAGTAATGGGAGTGGTGTGAGTGTGGTGGTGGCGTGGAGAAGTGACAGACTGAGGGGTGTGAGGAACCGTGGGCATTGAGGCGGTGGGGAGGAGGCGAGCGTGTGTGGAGCTGTGGGCGTGGTGGAGACGGGCAATGAGGAGCCACAGGGAAGATGGGGGATAAAGGCAGAGGAGCCGCAAGCATACAAAGAGATGGAGGAGCCGTGGGCCAAAGGTACACGCGGAGGGGAATGGGGGCAAGGGGGAAGGGTGGGCAATCAGTTTTGTatgaattttttgagaataatttTGTCCAACATTTTTATTGCAATATCGCCAAAGAAGTGATAATTTGGATAGCCATTGCTCCACAAGGCAATCCGTCTTTTATAAGACAATCTGGATTGTCTTCTATAAAGCAATTTAGATCGTCCAGACAATCTGGATtactatccaaaaaaatataCTAAATACAGTGATTTAGATTACCACATTAAATTATGAGCAATCTGAATTGCGAGCTGCCAAACACaatcttaatttattttctttgtCGGCTTTAGCATCCACTAATACCTAAGACTAACGCTGCTAATcatatttaatacatattttcttCACCAAATAGGATATCATAAAATCAAGTATAATTATGTTAATTAATGTTAATGTCATGAAAATTTGAGAACATAAGTACTCTTTTCAAAAATGGTTAATTTAATTTTGGGCTTATCCAGAAACGCATTCAAAATGTAGGCTTATCAAATGAGCACCCCTCGAAGGCCTCCACAGGCCCACTTACAGTGACCCCTGTTTTCTCTTTTCCTACGAGATCGCCCCACCGACTTTTTACTCCTTTCTTTTTAACCTCCCTCCCTCGTtccctttcttcttctccctctgaTGCCATCCTCAGCCTCGTCGACACCGGCCGGTCGGCGCTCCTCCCCTCCCTTCTTCGCCCGCCATTACTGACCTCCACCCGCCTGTGGCGTCGCGCTCCGCTCCCTCGCCCGTCGCGGTTTCACCGTCCCCCCCGTCCGCCGCCGCTGTTCGAGCTCCGATCTCCCCGAAAATCTCTCCGATGCGACAAAGGTATGACCTTAAATCTCTGCCTTTCTTCTCCCAGTCCGATTCTTTCTATTAAGCTCTCGACGGGTTCGATTTGGTCTTTTTGGCAGTTTCGCCGTTATCTTGTTTCCGTGCGCTTCTTTGCCTTTCTAGGGTTTGTAAGGAGAAAGATTAGACGGATTGGGTTAGTTTGAGGAGTGCGTTGTCTTCTTGAATAGCTTAAGAACAACTAAACTTTGCGCCCTTGTTCCCATAGGGAAAAAAAATCCGATCTTTTTCACTACAAATCACGCATCTAGCCGAGTTACTTGAATCAAAATTCTGCATTTATTCGCTAACATCTATCAGTTTTTCGTATTTGATTTCTTTTTCTCGTATAACAATTTGGTGCAGCTAAAAGAGTTTTGATAATCTTGACAGACTTTCGAGTTGTTAGACATCTTGAATGGGTGCAATGGCTGGACCTGTTATGCCATCCCTCGGTCGTATAAGGCTCGCTGATCTCATAGCCTCGGAGGGGCTTCCTTCGGATTCTTACAAGATCTCTGTTTCGACCCTCACGCAATCCCTTGCTCAGTATTCAGCTGCAATCATTCAGTTACCTTCTGCTGATGGTGCTCTTTTGAGGTCTGGTCTTGAATCGGCTCGTCTCTTTTTCCACCACCGTCCGTACCCTCCTGCCGATATGGTTCATTCGAATGACTCCCGTGAGTGGTGCAAGACCTCTGGTTATTATGCAGATCCTCAGTTGTGGCAAGAAACATATGATTATAGGCCTGGTCTTACTCCAACGGAGCCCAATGCTGGAATGGAGATTCCTCCTGCTGGTTTGCCTGACATATTTGCAGTGCTTGGCAAAGCTGCACGAGATATCTTGGATGCTATCAGCTTTTCTCTGAATTTACGTAGCTTTTCATTTGCTGAGGTTCTTGATAATATTCCTTTAAGGTCTAGGGAAATCTCTTCATCAGTTCTTTCAGTATGCTGTCACTCGAGACCATCTTTCCAAGGAGCACAGCACCATTCTCTGACAGCACAGGAAGATGGGCAGTTGGTTATGTTCCCAGACCAAGAGAATCAGGTTGATAAGAGTTTGATTACTCTCGTCAAGTCAGATAGGGCAGGGTTGCATATAAAGGATTTCCAAGGGCGTTGGGTACTGGTGGATGCAGATCTTGGCCCCCAAGATGCGATCATCTACCCTGGACTGGCACTTTACCAGGCGACTGCTGGTTATGTTACTCCAGCCCAGCCCAGGACAGATACAGGCATTTTGCAGGGTAACATGTATGGTCGATGTTCTTTGGCATTTAAGCTCATGCCAAGATCCATGGCGAGTCTGAGCTGTTCAGAGATGAGAGCTGCTGGCCATGGTGTTGAAGCTCAGTTCCAGATTCCCATACCAGTGGATGATTTTATGCAGAGGTCACACTCTACTGATCAACTCTTCACTAAGCACAACTTCCCTAGTTATACGCTTCAAGCAGCCCAAGATGGTAGGTCAGCCTTCTAGTATTGCTACTTGTTACTCCTTACTGCTACTATCATTTGGCTCCTCAACGAATGCACACAGCCTGCTAACATAATAATTCAATTCGAATTAACGGACCTATATAGGTT
Protein-coding regions in this window:
- the LOC105056229 gene encoding protein NARROW LEAF 1 isoform X4, producing the protein MWGYMDRNIGSYPNLPHPSFQPYASGSQHPESNAAYFSWPTSTQLHGAAEDRANYFRNLQKGVLTGNLDRLPIGKQATTLLDLMTIRACHSKILHRYSLGTAVGFRIRNGALTDIPAVLVFVARKVHRQWLSHIQCLPRALEGPAGIWCDVDVVEFSYYGAPAPAPKEQLYTELVDELCGADSCIGSGSQVACQQTCGTLGAIVKSQTGNRQVGFLTNWHVAVDLDYPHQKMFHPLPPNHGPGVYLGYVERATSFTTDDVWYGTYASTNPETFVRVDGAFIPFADSFDISNVMTAVKGVGEIGDVKAVDLKSQINSLIGKHVVKVGRSSGLTTGTIMAYAFEYNDEKGICFFTDFLVVGENQQTFDLEGDSGSLIILMGEDGEKPRPIGFIWGGTANRGRLKLKSGHDLENWTSGVDLGRLLDLLELDLITTSAGLQEAVRKQRRGFRAGFDSTVGEPSPLECSLPKDKNEEISEALCQNIQQGPHLGNVEFHVDMVEVANNVKEYQFIPNFDTCPMHHNQEASHESRTPSPLVDLSDEDLCVSLHLGDREPRTKHSDPAPTEESPK
- the LOC105056229 gene encoding protein NARROW LEAF 1 isoform X3; this translates as MLGSKIPTQAHQMGFLHHAKKLLFLRTPTSPRPSKELLFFILSHHIPPSHSKGFILSCSLSWCWFLGASGSQHPESNAAYFSWPTSTQLHGAAEDRANYFRNLQKGVLTGNLDRLPIGKQATTLLDLMTIRACHSKILHRYSLGTAVGFRIRNGALTDIPAVLVFVARKVHRQWLSHIQCLPRALEGPAGIWCDVDVVEFSYYGAPAPAPKEQLYTELVDELCGADSCIGSGSQVACQQTCGTLGAIVKSQTGNRQVGFLTNWHVAVDLDYPHQKMFHPLPPNHGPGVYLGYVERATSFTTDDVWYGTYASTNPETFVRVDGAFIPFADSFDISNVMTAVKGVGEIGDVKAVDLKSQINSLIGKHVVKVGRSSGLTTGTIMAYAFEYNDEKGICFFTDFLVVGENQQTFDLEGDSGSLIILMGEDGEKPRPIGFIWGGTANRGRLKLKSGHDLENWTSGVDLGRLLDLLELDLITTSAGLQEAVRKQRRGFRAGFDSTVGEPSPLECSLPKDKNEEISEALCQNIQQGPHLGNVEFHVDMVEVANNVKEYQFIPNFDTCPMHHNQEASHESRTPSPLVDLSDEDLCVSLHLGDREPRTKHSDPAPTEESPK
- the LOC105056229 gene encoding protein NARROW LEAF 1 isoform X2; this translates as MWGYMDRNIGSYPNLPHPSFQPYASGSQHPESNAAYFSWPTSTQLHGAAEDRANYFRNLQKGVLTGNLDRLPIGKQATTLLDLMTIRACHSKILHRYSLGTAVGFRIRNGALTDIPAVLVFVARKVHRQWLSHIQCLPRALEGPAGIWCDVDVVEFSYYGAPAPAPKEQLYTELVDELCGADSCIGSGSQVPKILLNRDVKFVHTGWGLLCYDKSLDLCPPSKSGNKFTCPPSSTSPSSSPTRLCLGASPWVACQQTCGTLGAIVKSQTGNRQVGFLTNWHVAVDLDYPHQKMFHPLPPNHGPGVYLGYVERATSFTTDDVWYGTYASTNPETFVRVDGAFIPFADSFDISNVMTAVKGVGEIGDVKAVDLKSQINSLIGKHVVKVGRSSGLTTGTIMAYAFEYNDEKGICFFTDFLVVGENQQTFDLEGDSGSLIILMGEDGEKPRPIGFIWGGTANRGRLKLKSGHDLENWTSGVDLGRLLDLLELDLITTSAGLQEAVRKQRRGFRAGFDSTVGEPSPLECSLPKDKNEEISEALCQNIQQGPHLGNVEFHVDMVEVANNVKEYQFIPNFDTCPMHHNQEASHESRTPSPLVDLSDEDLCVSLHLGDREPRTKHSDPAPTEESPK
- the LOC105056229 gene encoding protein NARROW LEAF 1 isoform X1, which translates into the protein MLGSKIPTQAHQMGFLHHAKKLLFLRTPTSPRPSKELLFFILSHHIPPSHSKGFILSCSLSWCWFLGASGSQHPESNAAYFSWPTSTQLHGAAEDRANYFRNLQKGVLTGNLDRLPIGKQATTLLDLMTIRACHSKILHRYSLGTAVGFRIRNGALTDIPAVLVFVARKVHRQWLSHIQCLPRALEGPAGIWCDVDVVEFSYYGAPAPAPKEQLYTELVDELCGADSCIGSGSQVPKILLNRDVKFVHTGWGLLCYDKSLDLCPPSKSGNKFTCPPSSTSPSSSPTRLCLGASPWVACQQTCGTLGAIVKSQTGNRQVGFLTNWHVAVDLDYPHQKMFHPLPPNHGPGVYLGYVERATSFTTDDVWYGTYASTNPETFVRVDGAFIPFADSFDISNVMTAVKGVGEIGDVKAVDLKSQINSLIGKHVVKVGRSSGLTTGTIMAYAFEYNDEKGICFFTDFLVVGENQQTFDLEGDSGSLIILMGEDGEKPRPIGFIWGGTANRGRLKLKSGHDLENWTSGVDLGRLLDLLELDLITTSAGLQEAVRKQRRGFRAGFDSTVGEPSPLECSLPKDKNEEISEALCQNIQQGPHLGNVEFHVDMVEVANNVKEYQFIPNFDTCPMHHNQEASHESRTPSPLVDLSDEDLCVSLHLGDREPRTKHSDPAPTEESPK